The following coding sequences lie in one Candidatus Equadaptatus faecalis genomic window:
- a CDS encoding DUF2922 domain-containing protein, with amino-acid sequence MKNAVVTTRKLKMKFLKSDGTEHNIILNYVKDGLKEGSGAQLVKTAMDEVVTQQPIAGNIASANGAEVIETTTTDVEM; translated from the coding sequence ATGAAAAACGCGGTAGTAACTACGAGAAAACTCAAAATGAAATTTCTCAAAAGTGACGGAACGGAACACAACATAATCCTGAACTACGTCAAAGACGGGCTCAAAGAAGGTTCGGGCGCACAGCTTGTAAAAACGGCGATGGACGAAGTTGTAACACAGCAGCCGATAGCCGGAAACATAGCCTCCGCAAACGGCGCGGAAGTCATTGAAACGACCACAACAGACGTTGAGATGTAG